One region of Arachis duranensis cultivar V14167 unplaced genomic scaffold, aradu.V14167.gnm2.J7QH unplaced_Scaffold_5501, whole genome shotgun sequence genomic DNA includes:
- the LOC107494885 gene encoding short-chain dehydrogenase TIC 32 B, chloroplastic, whose amino-acid sequence MKATVRYLAGIAGPSGFGSNSTAEQVTLQHHSSSCNLTALITGASSGIGAETARVLAKRGVKVVIAARDLKKAKDVIENIRKETPNAEVILLEIDLSSFASIQRFCSEFLALELPLNILINNAGIFSPNLEFSEDKFEMTFATNYLGHFLLTKMLLEKLIDTAKKTGIEGRIINVSSVIHSWVNRGCFRFNDMLAGKNYNGTRAYAQSKLASILHVKEMARQLKARNARVTINAVHPGIVKTGIIRAHKGLITDSIFFIASKLLKSKSQGAATTCYVALSPQAEGVSGKYFTDCNECNCSSLASNEFEARKLWNNTHALLHKRLRQAAT is encoded by the exons ATGAAGGCAACAGTAAGGTACTTAGCTGGAATAGCAGGGCCAAGTGGTTTTGGCTCTAACTCTACCGCTGAACAAGTCACTCTTCAACATCATTCTTCCTCTTGCAATCTAACAGCTCTCATCACTG gAGCAAGTTCTGGAATTGGAGCTGAAACAGCAAGGGTGTTAGCAAAGAGAGGAGTGAAAGTAGTTATTGCAGCGAGAGACTTAAAGAAAGCAAAAGATGTGATAGAGAATATTCGAAAAGAGACACCAAATGCTGAGGTTATTCTATTGGAGATTGATCTTAGCTCCTTTGCTTCTATTCAGAGATTTTGTTCCGAGTTCTTAGCTTTGGAACTCCCCCTCAATATTCTCAT AAATAATGCAGGAATATTCTCTCCAAATCTTGAGTTCTCTGAAGATAAATTTGAAATGACATTTGCTACAAATTACTTAG GACATTTTTTGTTAACGAAGATGCTATTAGAGAAATTGATAGATACAGCAAAGAAGACAGGCATTGAAGGAAGAATAATAAACGTTTCCTCTGTCATCCATAGCTGGGTGAACAGAGGCTGTTTTCGCTTCAATGACATGCTCGCCGGAAAAAA CTATAATGGCACACGCGCATATGCTCAGTCAAAATTGGCCAGCATTCTACATGTGAAGGAAATGGCTAGACAGCTCAAG GCACGGAATGCTAGAGTAACTATCAATGCAGTTCATCCAGGAATCGTGAAGACTGGGATTATTAGAGCTCACAAGGGCTTAATTACGG ATTCCATATTTTTCATCGCATCCAAATTACTCAAATCAAAATCACAGGGTGCGGCAACCACATGTTATGTTGCTCTAAGTCCCCAAGCAGAAGGAGTGAGTGGGAAATATTTCACAGATTGCAATGAATGTAACTGCTCAAGTCTTGCAAGCAATGAATTCGAAGCACGAAAGCTATGGAACAACACACATGCCTTGCTTCACAAGCGACTCCGTCAAGCAGCAACTTGA